From Pseudorca crassidens isolate mPseCra1 chromosome 7, mPseCra1.hap1, whole genome shotgun sequence, a single genomic window includes:
- the PHYHD1 gene encoding phytanoyl-CoA dioxygenase domain-containing protein 1 isoform X1, with translation MAYLSPSQLQKFQEDGFLVLEGFWSADECVAMQRRIGEIVAEMDVPLHCRTEFSTQEEEQLRAQGSTDYFLSSGDKIRFFFEKGVFDEKGNFLVPPEKSINKIGHALHAHDPVFRCVTHSPKVQALARSLGLRMPVVVQSMYIFKQPHLGGEVSPHQDASFLYTEPLGRVLGVWIALEDATLENGCLWFIPGSHTGGVSRRMVRAPAGSAPGTSFLGTEPARDNSLFVPTPVRRGALVLIHGEVVHKSEQNFSDCSRQAYTFHLMEAAGTVWSPDNWPSEGRDATPSREKLWATNASASTHRPAATGNSHLSSRAFLLLVSVQTGRQEQKAGLGAFPEICLCLSRPQHNLPLEAASRP, from the exons ATGGCCTACCTGAGCCCCTCACAGCTCCAGAAG TTTCAGGAGGATGGATTCCTGGTGCTGGAAGGATTCTGGTCTGCCGACGAGTGTGTGGCCATGCAACGGAGGATTGGCGAGATAGTGGCTGAGATGGATGTCCCTCTCCACTGTCGCACGGAATTTTCCACCCAGGAGGAGGAGCAGCTGAGAGCCCAG GGCAGCACAGACTATTTCTTGAGCAGCGGCGACAAGATTCGGTTCTTCTTTGAGAAAGGCGTCTTTGATGAGAAAG GAAATTTCCTGGTCCCTCCGGAGAAATCCATCAACAAAATTGGCCATG CTCTGCACGCCCATGACCCTGTCTTCAGGTGTGTCACACACTCCCCCAAGGTGCAG GCTTTGGCCAGAAGTCTGGGCCTCCGGATGCCCGTGGTGGTGCAGAGCATGTATATCTTTAAG CAACCTCACTTGGGCGGCGAAG TCTCCCCTCACCAGGACGCCTCCTTCCTGTATACGGAGCCTCTGGGCCGGGTGCTGGGCGTGTGGATTGCTCTGGAAGATGCCACGCTGGAGAATGGCTGCCTCTGGTTCATCCCTGGCTCCCACACAG GTGGAGTGTCGAGAAGGATGGTCCGGGCCCCTGCTGGCTCGGCGCCTGGCACCAGCTTCCTTGGGACCGAGCCAGCCCGGGATAACAGCCTCTTTGTGCCCACACCGGTGCGGAGAG GGGCCCTCGTCCTAATCCACGGAGAAGTGGTGCACAAAAGTGAGCAGAATTTCTCCGACTGCTCACGCCAGGCCTATACTTTCCACCTCATGGAGGCTGCTGGCACGGTCTGGAGCCCAGATAACTG GCCCTCTGAGGGCAGGGACGCCACCCCCTCTCGGGAGAAGCTGTGGGCCACCAACGCCAGCGCCTCAACCCACCGCCCAGCTGCAACGGGGAATTCGCATCTCTCCTCCAGGGCTTTCCTTCTGCTGGTGTCTGTGcagacaggcaggcaggagcagaaggctgggctgggtgccTTCCCCGAgatctgtctctgtctgtcccGACCCCAACACAACCTCCCCCTAGAGGCAGCCTCGCGGCCATGA
- the PHYHD1 gene encoding phytanoyl-CoA dioxygenase domain-containing protein 1 isoform X2, which yields MAYLSPSQLQKFQEDGFLVLEGFWSADECVAMQRRIGEIVAEMDVPLHCRTEFSTQEEEQLRAQGSTDYFLSSGDKIRFFFEKGVFDEKGNFLVPPEKSINKIGHALHAHDPVFRCVTHSPKVQALARSLGLRMPVVVQSMYIFKQPHLGGEVSPHQDASFLYTEPLGRVLGVWIALEDATLENGCLWFIPGSHTGGVSRRMVRAPAGSAPGTSFLGTEPARDNSLFVPTPVRRGALVLIHGEVVHKSEQNFSDCSRQAYTFHLMEAAGTVWSPDNWLQPTAELPFPPLYT from the exons ATGGCCTACCTGAGCCCCTCACAGCTCCAGAAG TTTCAGGAGGATGGATTCCTGGTGCTGGAAGGATTCTGGTCTGCCGACGAGTGTGTGGCCATGCAACGGAGGATTGGCGAGATAGTGGCTGAGATGGATGTCCCTCTCCACTGTCGCACGGAATTTTCCACCCAGGAGGAGGAGCAGCTGAGAGCCCAG GGCAGCACAGACTATTTCTTGAGCAGCGGCGACAAGATTCGGTTCTTCTTTGAGAAAGGCGTCTTTGATGAGAAAG GAAATTTCCTGGTCCCTCCGGAGAAATCCATCAACAAAATTGGCCATG CTCTGCACGCCCATGACCCTGTCTTCAGGTGTGTCACACACTCCCCCAAGGTGCAG GCTTTGGCCAGAAGTCTGGGCCTCCGGATGCCCGTGGTGGTGCAGAGCATGTATATCTTTAAG CAACCTCACTTGGGCGGCGAAG TCTCCCCTCACCAGGACGCCTCCTTCCTGTATACGGAGCCTCTGGGCCGGGTGCTGGGCGTGTGGATTGCTCTGGAAGATGCCACGCTGGAGAATGGCTGCCTCTGGTTCATCCCTGGCTCCCACACAG GTGGAGTGTCGAGAAGGATGGTCCGGGCCCCTGCTGGCTCGGCGCCTGGCACCAGCTTCCTTGGGACCGAGCCAGCCCGGGATAACAGCCTCTTTGTGCCCACACCGGTGCGGAGAG GGGCCCTCGTCCTAATCCACGGAGAAGTGGTGCACAAAAGTGAGCAGAATTTCTCCGACTGCTCACGCCAGGCCTATACTTTCCACCTCATGGAGGCTGCTGGCACGGTCTGGAGCCCAGATAACTG GCTCCAGCCGACAGCTGAGCTGCCCTTTCCCCCACTGTACACCTAA
- the DOLK gene encoding dolichol kinase produces MTRECASPAPEPGAPLSGSVLAEAAVVFVVVLSIHAAVWDRYSWCAVALAVQAFYVQYKWDRLLQQGSAVFQFRMSANSGLLPAAVVMPLLGLVMKERCQAAGNPYFERFGIVVAATGMAVALFSSVLALGITRPVPTNTCVISGLAGGVIIYILKHSLSVGEVIEVLEVLLIFVYLNMILLYLLPRCFTPGEALLVLGGISFVLNQLIKRSLTVVESQGDPLDFFLLVVVVGMVLMGIFFSTLFVFMDSGTWASSIFFHLMTCVLGLGVVLPWLHRLIRRNPLLWLFQFLFQTETRVYLLAYWSLLATLACLVVLYQNAKRSSSESKKHQAPTIARKYFHFIVVATYIPGIILDRPLLYVAATVCLAVFVFLEYVRYFRIKPLGHTLRSLLSLFLDERDSGPLILTHIYLLLGMSLPIWLVPRPCTQKGSLGGARALVPYAGVLAVGVGDTVASIFGSTMGEIRWPGTKKTFEGTMTSIFAQIISVALILIFDSGVDLNYSYAWILGSISTVSLLEAYTTQIDNLLLPLYLLILLMA; encoded by the coding sequence ATGACCCGAGAGTGCGCTTCCCCGGCCCCTGAGCCTGGGGCTCCGCTGAGCGGTTCGGTGCTGGCAGAGGCGGCAGTGGTGTTCGTAGTGGTGCTGAGCATCCACGCGGCCGTGTGGGATCGATACTCGTGGTGCGCCGTGGCCCTCGCGGTGCAGGCCTTCTACGTCCAGTACAAGTGGGACCGGCTGCTACAGCAGGGAAGCGCTGTCTTCCAGTTTCGAATGTCCGCAAACAGTGGCCTACTGCCCGCCGCGGTGGTCATGCCTTTGCTCGGGCTGGTTATGAAGGAGCGCTGCCAGGCTGCGGGGAACCCATACTTCGAGCGGTTTGGAATTGTGGTGGCGGCCACTGGCATGGCAGTGGCCCTCTTCTCATCGGTACTGGCACTGGGCATCACTCGCCCAGTGCCCACCAACACCTGTGTCATCTCGGGCTTGGCTGGAGGTGTCATCATTTATATCCTGAAGCACTCGCTGAGTGTAGGCGAGGTGATCGAGGTCCTGGAGGTCCTGTTGATCTTTGTCTACCTCAACATGATCCTGCTGTATCTGCTGCCCCGCTGCTTCACCCCTGGAGAGGCTCTGCTGGTACTGGGTGGCATCAGCTTCGTGCTCAACCAGCTCATCAAGCGCTCTCTGACTGTGGTGGAAAGCCAGGGGGACCCCTTGGACTTCTTCCTGCTGGTCGTGGTGGTAGGGATGGTGCTCATGGGCATCTTCTTCAGCACCCTCTTTGTTTTCATGGACTCAGGCACCTGGGCCTCTTCCATCTTCTTCCACCTCATGACCTGTGTACTGGGCCTTGGCGTGGTCCTGCCCTGGCTGCACCGGCTCATCCGCAGGAACCCCCTGCTGTGGCTTTTTCAATTCCTCTTCCAGACAGAGACCCGAGTCTACCTCCTAGCCTACTGGTCTCTGCTGGCCACCTTAGCCTGCCTGGTGGTGCTATACCAGAATGCCAAGCGGTCATCTTCCGAGTCCAAGAAGCACCAGGCCCCCACCATTGCTCGGAAGTATTTCCACTTCATTGTGGTAGCCACCTACATCCCAGGTATCATCTTGGACCGGCCACTGCTCTACGTGGCCGCCACCGTATGTCTGGCGGTCTTCGTCTTCCTAGAGTATGTGCGCTACTTCCGCATCAAGCCCCTGGGCCACACTCTGCGAAGCCTCCTGTCCCTCTTCCTGGACGAACGAGACAGTGGACCGCTCATCCTGACCCACATCTACCTGCTCCTAGGCATGTCTCTTCCCATTTGGTTAGTCCCCAGACCCTGCACACAGAAGGGTAGCCTAGGGGGAGCCAGGGCCCTAGTCCCCTATGCAGGAGTCCTGGCCGTCGGTGTGGGCGACACTGTGGCCTCCATATTCGGCAGCACCATGGGGGAGATCCGCTGGCCTGGAACTAAAAAGACTTTTGAGGGGACCATGACATCTATATTTGCCCAGATAATTTCTGTAGCTCTGATCTTAATCTTCGACAGTGGAGTGGACTTAAACTACAGTTATGCTTGGATTTTGGGGTCCATCAGCACCGTGTCCCTCCTAGAAGCATACACTACGCAGATAGACAATCTCCTTTTGCCTCTCTACCTCCTGATATTGCTGATGGCCTAG